Genomic segment of Heterodontus francisci isolate sHetFra1 chromosome 38, sHetFra1.hap1, whole genome shotgun sequence:
AACAGTAACTAAAACCCTAACACAAACTCTAGTAATAACTCTAAATCTAAAGCCGATGTAAGCCCTAAAACTAACTCTGTCCAAACCCTTACGCCATCTGGAACCTTGACCAAAGCCATAATGGCTTGAGCAATGGCCATTATCAGCAGCAAGATTCATCCAACCACATTACCAGTGAAGCCATGAGAGTCACAGCACCAGGACAAACTCAAGTTtcctgagagaaaaaaaaggtgTGAAtaagtgcaaaggagatttactagaatggtaccagagatgagggacttcagttatgtagagagaccaGAAAAACTATCCTCCTTAGAGCTGAGaagtttcagaggacatttaataaaggtgttcaaaattatgggggGTATTTGATTaagcagatggagagaaactgtttccactggcaggagggtcagtaaggtTACCAGAGGACACAGTTAAGGTGATTGACATAAGAATTAGGGGAGGGGagaatcttttttacacagcggattatgatttgaaatgcactgcctgaaaggatggtagaaacaaattcaatggtaactttcagaagggaattggatatttactTAAAAAGGAGAAATGTATAAGGCTATGTAgaaagagcagggaatgggactaattggatagctctttcaaagagcccacATAGACCGAATGACCTCTAACTGTGCCATGATTCTATGAATGAGGATTCAAATAGCTCTAGACCCATTACTTGGCACAAGCTGAATAGAATGATATAGGGAGGGTTGGGGTAACCCCAACCGTGACTCAAAAACAACATCCTACAGCATTCATCTGGGGCTGAATAATCCATCCTATATTTTCTCGGAGGACTCACGGATAGTTAATAGGAACCATAGAAtagggggaaggaataaaatttgGAGATTTTGGATTGCAAGGTTCCACTATCAATGTGTTGTTCAAATCCCAACCACGCCCTCACATCAGATTGCACAGTTCAGAAAACTCATTAAGTTTCTCTGAGGCTTCttcaaattaattttttttaactgtTCCCAAGCTTTGCAAGAAATAACTAGAACTCATTAGAACTTATTTCTCCAAGTGTTCTCGGATTCATCAGAtaaagtcctggtgacttatcaatttttatgtacagccagcctttctaatacctcctcttcatcaatttttacctatccagtgtctcaactacctcctctttcaatatggagttgacagcatcttcttccttggtaaagacagatgcaaagtactcatttagtacctcagccatgccctctgcctccatgtgtaaatcccctttttgttccctaattggccccacctcttttccaccattttactatttatatgtctatggaagacttttggattcccttttatgttagctgccagtctcttctcatactctctccttgatctcttatttgttttttcattaCCACTCTGAacgttctatattcagcctggttctcaattgtattagccACATTATCTGTCATTTGGACCCTTTTTCTGGTTCATCTTaagctctatctctttcatcatccagggagctctggcgttGTTGTCTTACCTTCCCCctacttgtgggaatgtaccttgactggaaCTAAACCATCTccactttaaaggcagcccattgttccattacagttttgcctgccaatctttgattccaattcacctgggccacatttgttctcaccccactgaGGTTGGTcctctcccaattaattattttactCTGGATTTCTCCCTATCATTTTCCAtagccaatctaaaccttatgataccatgatcactgtcccctagatattgccctactgacacttgatccacttgacccacctaatttcctagaaccagatccagcaatgcctcctttctcgctGGGCCACAAAgacactgatctagaaaattctcttgaacacacttcagaaactcttcccctttacactattactatcccagtctatattaggataatgtcccccattataactattctataattcttgcactcctttgtaatttccttgcaattttTTCCTCCATATCTTTCCCGCTAGTTGGTAGCCTGTAGAATGCACCCAGTAGTATATTGGTACctatattgtttcttagctctatctaaatagattctgtccttgaccgctCTAGGATatcatctctctccagcactgtaatgttctccataATCAATACAtctacccttcctcctttctttccttccctatctttcctgaacaccaggaatatttagtacccagtcctgccatttttgagccaggtctcctttatcacaacatcatattctcacatggctatctgtgcctgcagctcaccaactttatttactaCTCTCCACATGTTCACATACATGaatagtaaacctaatttagaccttattgcattccctctcactctgaccccacctaatacctactATTTCTTATGTTAGTGCTATGTCTTtcccagtcttttggatgagactttatgaacatacgagcatacgaattaggagcaggagtaggtcactcagcccttccagcctgctccaccattcaataagtgcatggctgaactgattactccacatttccacctacccccgatatcctTCCACTCCCTTAAACTGATGCCCTGGCTGCCCTCTCATGTGGATTTAAAAAATCCAACAGCACTATTTTGACtcgacaggggagttatcccccatgtcctggccaatatttatccttcaaccaacatcgctgaaacagattatctagtcattatattgctgttggtgggaatattctacattacatcagtgactacacatcaaaagtacttcactgactgtcAATTGCTTTgaaacatcctaaggttgtgaaaggtgttacataaatgcaagtctttcttattggAACTTTTATTTAAATAAAGAATGTACATTCTATTTATTATAATATAAGTCAGGGTGTTTACTGTGTTTCACCTTTTGTATTTTGCTGGGATTCAACAAGCTTTACAAAAGGTTATAATTAAACCAACTCCAGTACCAGGTATCATTTTAAGGTTCAATGTTCGCATGCTGGTCTGGCTTCCCATATGTAGAGCTCACTCTCACTGTTTTCAGTTCTGGTAGATCACAAAGGAACATGCAGCAACAATCCCCGTGATAGCAGCTATCTTTGCATAAGAAAATCGGGGGCTTTTCTGCCGAAAGTATTCCACAAACCCTTTTTCCTATTCAAAAAAAATACATTTTGTTAAAAGAATTCAGCAGCATTAACGTTTCTACATGctttcaggacattattgtatgtgCACAGTAGGATCAGTTTTGTAGTTAATTTATAATTGTAATCCTGATGCAGTTTTACATGGTAGAGTGCAAGTTGAGAGTTTGGGCATGGAGGTCTATGCACACCTGATTCGCAGGCCGTGAGTTTGCAGCAATTACTTTATTGAATGGAAAGTCATGCAGGCTGTGAATAATGTGTGTGTAAGACTAGCCTGGCCACATTCTTGATTTGTGCACCTGCTGGGTGTAGCAATATATTGAAAGCACTAATTTATAAAATTTTCCCCACTCAACCTGTTTCGTATATAATTGTGAATTGGTTATCTATATTCAATGATCAATGTGAACAAGACATAGAGCTATGCAGCCACAAAGAAATTAGAAGGCACATACTGCATAATATAGTCTTAATTCTTATATAATTATATTTTCAACTGACACAAAAAGAAAAAGGGTAATTATGGGTAAGTACCATCACTGACAGGTACCTACAAACATCCTGCCAGGCAATGAGTTAGTTGCAGTTAGTTGTGTGTTGCAGCACCAGAACACAGTGCCATGGAGCGAAGGATCTGATGTACTGTCTATGTAATCGTATGTAAATTGTTGCATTTCTCTGCAGGAAGAGATGCTCAAAAAACAGAATATTCCTGAGTTAAGAGGGGGAAAAATATCAAGTTATTGTTCCTCATCACCATTTAGTCACTCTTACTGGGACTGCAGGTGTATGGATCATCTGTTGAAGACACAATTGCACTTGCCTCTTATGCCAAATGGTCAATTAGCCCACTGACACTTACTATCAAGGATCACTTGGCTGCTGGGTGGAAGGTGCTCAGTGACTATAGAACCATATCCCCAGTGAGAGGCAAAGGAGGAAAGTTGGCAAGAATCTTTTGCCTATTGCTTTGGGCAATGAATATTACATCTCTGCATGTTATGTCCCAGTTTGGTGCTGCCATATAACTTCATAGAGTGCCATCACAAGCAGAGTACTTCGCTCCATGGCACTGTGTTCTGGTGCTGCAACACACAACTAACTGCAACTAACTCATTGCCTGGCAGGATGTTTGTAGGTACCTGTCAGTGATGGTACTTACCCATAATTACCCTTTTTCTTTTTATGTCAGTTGAAAATACGGTCTGCACATTACTGCTTGAGCAACAAAAAGTAGTATAACATCCTCTTGAAGCAAGCACGAAAGAAATATCAGCATTTGAAGCAGTTTTAGAGAACAGGATGAATTTTTGTTGGTTATCCAGTTGAATGACGTGCAAAAAAAAACTTAACCATGTCTAAGATTCCCTTGAGTAGAGTAACTGCTTGTCTGATATAGAGTGCACTCACTACTGACAGGGATGTATCCCAGTTACCTAAGCCCAGAGAAAGTATCTGAAAGTCGGTAAGATCCAAAACTTACTGGGTGTCCATTATGTGTTACCAACCAGCTAAACCAGCTGAGGCGCACAGAGTACTAATAAGAACAGGAACTCAGCAGAGGTGCCAGTTAAACCTGCATCACTTCTTGCACTGCTGGGAGTTGATGCTGGATTGACACCACTGTGCTGCCTTGATATCCTTCTTTTTTCATTTTACTTAGACTGATATTCTTTTTAATATGAACTTTATCTTGATTATATGGATTGGTGATGGTGTTAAAAACTTCAAGGAATGCAAATTCTTACAAATCTGCCTCCTGCAAAGTACCTGACCTTCAAAATTAGCAGATTTCCTTCTTGAGCAAATTCTTTCTGGACACAGAAATTAACTGTGAAATACTACAACATTTAAATTGACAGAATATTGACTTCATTCTATTTGCTAAGATATAAATCAGGTAGAATAGAAGGGTGACAAATTTTGAGTTTGGTTTAAAAGAAGTTTTATAGTAAGGGACTTTTACTGTATCGCTGTAAGGAGGTTCTTAGCTAGAAAATTCCTCCCAACTTCGAATAAATTTCTCCAGTATCTTTTTTTCAGATGTGTTGCCAAGGACAGCGAGATGAGGAAGGGGGAGAGGTCTGCCATTCTAAGCACACAGAACCATGAAGTAGAGAAATACAGCTTCTGTTCAACAGCTGGCCTGAGTTGGACCTAATAGGCATTGGTAATTCTCTGCAAGGTGAAAGTAAATTTGAATGGTATGCTGTCACTGGTGGCCATTTCATGGCTTCCAGCAGCAGGCCAAAGAGGAACTGCAAAACCAGGGACAGAAGTGCAAAAGGAATTAGGTACAATCTGTAAATGGGCAAATTTTAATGGTCAGGCACTTTGCAGGTGGCAGGTTTGTAAGAATTTGAATTTTCACACCATCACCAATTCATGAAATTTATTAAAGTCAAGTGCAAAATGCTGCCCACTGGAAGGGAAAATGAATATTTCATGGGTGACAAAGGGATTTAGTAGATTTGTCACTTAACATATGAAAGCAATGAATAAAAAACCACGCTGAATTATAGTGCTATGTTAGATGAGTGTAAGTCAGATTATGTCACGTTAaacctgtacaaagccctggtcacACCTCGTCTGTGATTAGTTTTGGCCACCAAGACATCAGTAAAAGATTGAAGTCCTGCagcagtgcagagaagagccatAAGGGAGATCGCTGAAGTCACAGGATTGCATTGTGAAGAGAGATTAGAaaaactgtaacaaaaacaagaaatgctggattcactcagcaggtctggcagcatctgtggaaagagaagcagagttaacatttcgggtcagtgacccttcttcggaactgacaaatattagaaaagtcacagattataaacaagtgaggtgggggttgggcaagagataacaaaggagaaggtgcagattggaccaggccacatagctgaccaagtggcctggtccaatctgcaccttctcctttgttatatcttgcccaacccccacctcacttgtttataatctgtgacttttctaatatttgtcagttccgaagaagggtcactgacccgaaacgttaactctgcttctctttccacagatgctgccagacctgctgagtgaatccagcatttcttgtttttgtttcagatttccagcatccgcagtattttgcttttatattagaaaaaCTGTAGCTCTTTCAGCTTGAAAGGAGACTGAAGAGGATATCTTGTAGAGGTGTACAAGACACTAAATGACTTAGATAAGCTAAGGCCACAGCACTACTTCAAGGTAAGGCAAAATATGAGGGCTGAGGATCATAGGCTGAAAACCAGTGAGAAGCAGATATCAGAAAAGACTTCTTTGTACAAAGTGCGATCATTTTGAATGGATTGGCAATAATTCATTCAAGATGTAATTATCTGGGGAAACAGGATTTGTTTCTGGAAGAGTGAATTAAAGCAGACCAAATAACCTCCCTCCTTTGTACATCTCTTGTGAATGCTGTCAAGCTGCTTGCTCCTTTGACACAGAACTTAATGACTGGGGTGTAAGCTGAGAAAAAGTGTCCTTCATTGTTGAGTGAATATCCTCAACAAAATATGCCAACTATATCATAACATAATTAGTAAATGACTCAGCAAGGACTatatgtggcaaatgaaattccaCAATTAGTCCCATGGAAAGACAAGTATTTTTTGCACATTTGCTCCAAATATTGAAACTTAAATGATGATGAGTGAGCTCCTTAAAGAACAGGTTGGTTCATCCACTAACTTTCACGACCTGGAAATAAAAATAATCTGATAGTTTAGTTTCTGATGAAGTTTAAAATATCCCTTACCCAGCCACCGTTCTCCTTGATCCACGCAGCTTTGTGAGTCCAGGTGTGTTGTGCCACGCATTGAGCTATGTCCTCAATCAGTTCTTCCTCTGGAATGCCTTTGCTTTTCAAGTGTCTGACTAATACTCCACAAAAAGCGTACAGAGTCACAAGTCTGCCCCAGTTATCAGTCCCATCTGAGTAGATCTCACTCATCAGAATGGGAAACGCTCGCTTCGCCTCCTCTATAGAACCGACGTTGAGTCTGCAGATGTACTTTTTGAATTTCTGTTCATATCTTTGTAAGAAGGAGCCAGACCTTCGCAGAGTTTCAGCCACGGTGTTGCTTGCAGGAGCTGACTGGGATCCTTCCAGTGCAAACCTTAAATAATCCTTCACTAAAATGTGGACGAACTCCTTGGAGTCTGGATCTTCATGGCCCATAATCATTCCTGGTCTTTCTCAACAAGCTCGCTCAGTCTCAGTACAGCTTCAGTCTCTGTAATTTATACCTGGGTTTTAGAAACCCCAATTACGCACCAAAACTGAAACGAGGAACCATTTTATTTTAACATTCTGGGAACTTCCATCTTGATAAACCCGTTTATATGGGACCGCCCATTTTTCTTTTGCAAAGCACATTTTCCATTGCGACTGATTCGGAACAGCACCGACTCTTGTTTCTTCGCTTCAGATGGAAAGTGGAAATTGCCCTGCCGGAAACTTTGGCCAGTCTAAACCGCATAGAAGATCACTTGGCCACCGAAATGTTCAAAATGTGGCTTGTGATAACTTTTCGCCGGTGTACATATTATTTAGTATAAATCCTGTATTGACCGAAGATACAATCGGCTTCACAAAATAATAttttgcaaagaaaaggaaacacttGCATTTCTTCAGCGACTTTCACAACCATAGGACATCCCAAAGGCTTTCCAGACAacctttgaagtgtcgtcactattGCAACATGTAGGACAGCAGTCAGCTAATTTAagcacggcaagatcccacaaacagcaatgtaataatgaccaggtaatctgttttagtaaaaaagaaaaaaaaagtgatgttgtttgaggataaatgttgaccaggatatCAGGGAGCGCTCTTTGaacagtgccatggtaccttttacatccacttgagagggcagatgggcttTCATTTTAACTTCCCATTGGAAATCTAGGTTTACACTCCAGTGCAGGATGGAGGGAATGCTGCTTTGTTGCATTATCTGCTCCTTTAGAAGGCACTTTTTGAAAGACAGCCGGGGAGTTCTGCTAATGTTCTGAACAATAATTatcccctcaaccaacagcactaaaataggtcatctggtcatttatctcattgctgtttatgggagcttgctgtgcacaaattggctgccacatttgccaacacacaacagtgactacaattaaaATATTAGcgtgaaatgctttgagatgttctgagATGTTCTAAGGctatcaaaggcactatataaatccaagctATCTCTTTCAAATATCAGCATGAATGACCATTTCCAGTTTTCCACTATCCATCTCATAGTGCCTTTGAAAATTGATTCATGTGTAAGTCGGGTAGAATATTTGAAGAAAAAAAACATTGTGTGACAAAACAAGATGTGTATGCATCTTCGTTCAGATTTTAAATATGAAACCATTTATGAGATCATTGAGAAGGTCAGAAACCAAACACCTCCTACAGCATTAAAACTCCCAGCCCACACACAGTACATTCTCAAACAAAATAATTTCCATGACCCATTTACCGTATCTGAAATTAAAATGGcacaaaataaattttaaaataaaCAAGCCGGTGAAATCACTCAGCTTCTTGTATTCTGGGAAAGCACTTTGCTGCTTTCAGAAGGTGAAACTAAGACTGAGAAATTACTGTGCGGTAAATTGTAAAGTTAAAGCTGTGTTCTTGCAGGTCAGTAGCGCACCTGTACCCTGTACTACCAAGGTACCAGTAATCTCATCTTTTGTAGGTTAGTGACACAGGCATGAAGGGTCCTTAACTTGCTGTGAGTGGCGGTGTGATTCTTAGATTTAACATTTTTTCTAAAGCATCAAAGAGATTTGT
This window contains:
- the LOC137352298 gene encoding bcl-2-related protein A1-like: MIMGHEDPDSKEFVHILVKDYLRFALEGSQSAPASNTVAETLRRSGSFLQRYEQKFKKYICRLNVGSIEEAKRAFPILMSEIYSDGTDNWGRLVTLYAFCGVLVRHLKSKGIPEEELIEDIAQCVAQHTWTHKAAWIKENGGWEKGFVEYFRQKSPRFSYAKIAAITGIVAACSFVIYQN